Proteins encoded by one window of Macaca fascicularis isolate 582-1 chromosome 10, T2T-MFA8v1.1:
- the BHLHE23 gene encoding class E basic helix-loop-helix protein 23, translating into MSIRPPGEPPSPGGAAMAELKSLSGDAYLALSHGYAAAAAGLAYGAARGPEAARGYGAPGPGGDLPAAPAPGAPAPAAESSGEQSGDEDDAFEQRRRRRGPGGAGDGRRRPREQRSLRLSINARERRRMHDLNDALDGLRAVIPYAHSPSVRKLSKIATLLLAKNYILMQAQALDEMRRLVAFLNQGQGLAAPVAAAPLTPFGQATVCPFSAGAALGPCPDKCAAFSGTPSALCKHCHEKP; encoded by the coding sequence ATGAGCATCCGCCCACCCGGCGAGCCTCCGAGCCCAGGCGGCGCGGCTATGGCCGAGCTCAAGTCGCTGTCGGGGGACGCGTACCTGGCACTGAGCCACGGCTACGCGGCGGCAGCTGCGGGTCTCGCCTACGGGGCGGCGCGAGGTCCCGAAGCGGCCCGCGGCTACGGTGCTCCGGGCCCGGGCGGCGATCTACCAGCGGCGCCCGCACCTGGCGCCCCAGCTCCGGCGGCGGAGAGCAGCGGCGAACAGAGCGGCGACGAGGACGACGCCTTcgagcagcggcggcggcggcgcgggccGGGGGGCGCTGGGGacgggcggcggcggccgcgagAGCAGCGGTCCCTGCGGCTCAGCATCAACGCTCGCGAGCGGCGGCGCATGCACGACCTAAACGACGCGCTGGACGGGCTGCGGGCAGTCATCCCCTATGCGCACAGCCCGTCGGTGCGCAAGCTCTCCAAGATCGCCACGCTGCTGCTCGCCAAGAACTACATCCTCATGCAGGCGCAGGCTCTGGACGAGATGCGGCGCCTGGTGGCCTTCCTCAACCAGGGCCAGGGCCTGGCTGCGCCCGTGGCCGCCGCGCCCTTGACGCCCTTCGGCCAGGCCACCGTGTGTCCCTTCTCGGCTGGCGCTGCGCTGGGGCCCTGCCCTGACAAGTGCGCCGCCTTCTCCGGGACGCCCTCCGCCCTTTGCAAACACTGTCACGAGAAGCCGTGA